In Triticum urartu cultivar G1812 chromosome 6, Tu2.1, whole genome shotgun sequence, the following proteins share a genomic window:
- the LOC125512199 gene encoding RING-H2 finger protein ATL79-like, with amino-acid sequence MARRTNHTASPPMNATSPPPPRPLSHATGDAWGPYSSSRAFFSNVATILIILACVSLLAFSLHAAARFLLRRLARRRAARARARAQAQGQPQPPKPPSDAAAAEFSVEAGAGAGVQLAGGWGDAECAICLSELADGERVRVLPACGHGFHGACVDGWLAARASCPTCRAPSRLSRAGEP; translated from the coding sequence ATGGCACGCCGGACCAACCACACCGCCTCGCCCCCCATGAACGCCACGTCTCCGCCTCCGCCGAGGCCGCTGTCCCACGCCACGGGCGACGCCTGGGGCCCCTACTCCAGCTCCCGGGCATTCTTCTCCAACGTGGCCACCATCCTCATCATCCTCGCCTGCGTCTCCCTCCTCGCCTTCTCCCTCCACGCCGCCGCCcgcttcctcctccgccgcctcgcccgccgccgcgccgcgcgcGCGCGGGCGCGGGCGCAGGCGCAGGGGCAGCCACAGCCGCCGAAGCCTCCGTCCGACGCCGCGGCCGCCGAATTCTCTGTGGAGGCCGGGGCAGGGGCGGGCGTCCAGTTGGCCGGCGGGTGGGGCGACGCGGAGTGCGCCATCTGCCTGTCGGAGCTGGCGGACGGCGAGCGCGTCCGCGTGCTCCCGGCGTGCGGCCACGGCTTCCACGGGGCCTGCGTGGACGGGTGGCTCGCGGCGCGCGCGTCCTGCCCCACCTGCCGCGCGCCGTCCCGGCTGTCGCGGGCCGGAGAGCCCTAG
- the LOC125513902 gene encoding kinesin-like protein KIN-7C isoform X1: MGAIGGDESVQWDKMNGAEVVNGGGSGAGSLDRIQVLVRVRPLSDKEIARGEPAEWECINDTTIMFRSTFPDRPTAPTAYTFDRVFHSECSTKEVYQEGVKEVALSVVGGINSSVFAYGQTSSGKTFTMTGVTECTVADIYDYINKHEERAFVLKFSAIEIYNEVVRDLLSAENTPLRLWDDAEKGTYVENLTEVILRDWNHLKGLISVCEAQRKTGETFLNEKSSRSHQILKLTVESSAREFLGKDKSTTLVASVNFVDLAGSERASQAMSAGTRLKEGCHINKSLLSLGTVIRKLSMGSNAHVPYRDSKLTRILQPSLGGNARTAIICTLSPATSHIEQSRNTLFFGSCAKDVVTNAQVNVVMSDKTLVKHLQKEVARLESELRQPVSNSSLEAQVKEKDNQIRKMEKEIKELKSQRDLAQSRLQDLLQVVGDRDPKHQVSGKRSIRSPPSVGMPPSASRDDSSQISHDDSDHYKEVRCIEPNETRGNERLSLSAGESTSPRASNRNSSMRGNDSTASVNSRSLGETPITLEQHLENIRRPFITKDLGSSTRNPSSCRVIGRSRSCRSLTGSTLLDEMEMEDCTPVNRSLVIFPGRPEEYQRRGSALNYDAGSETLSRAGSEISTSKGASKTGDAEFTGIGEFVAELKEMAQVHYQKQVGDKSANGKSIGLDPIMDGLQSPSRWPLEFEKKQQEIIELWHACSISLVHRTYFFLLFKGESADSIYMEVELRRLSFLRDTYSRGSTPSNVTVGSLSSSPVASAKKLQREREMLARQMQKRLSVEERNHMYTKWSVSLDSKKRKLQVARRLWTESRDLEHVRESASLVAKLIGLQEPGQVLREMFGLSFAPQQPPARRSSNGWRYGIPSFG, from the exons ATGGGGGCGATTGGAGGCGACGAGTCCGTGCAGTGGGATAAGATGAATGGAGCTGAGGTGGTGAACGGCGGTGGAAGCGGCGCAGGAAGCCTGGATAGGATACAGGTGTTAGTGAGGGTGAGGCCGCTGAGTGACAAGGAGATTGCAAGGGGTGAGCCTGCGGAGTGGGAGTGCATCAATGACACCACCATCATGTTCCGGAGTACCTTCCCTGATCGACCCACGGCTCCAACCGCATACACATTTG ACAGGGTATTTCATTCCGAGTGCAGTACGAAAGAAGTCTACCAGGAAGGGGTTAAGGAAGTTGCCCTCTCTGTAGTTGGTGGCATTAACT CAAGTGTTTTTGCGTACGGGCAAACAAGTAGTGGGAAGACATTCACTATGACTGGAGTGACAGAATGCACAGTAGCAGATATATACGATTATATTAACAAG CATGAGGAAAGAGCATTTGTGTTGAAATTCTCAGCAATTGAAATATACAATGAAGTTGTTAGGGATCTTCTGAGTGCAGAAAATACTCCTCTTAGACTTTGGGATGATGCAGAG AAAGGCACCTACGTGGAGAATCTTACGGAGGTTATATTAAGGGATTGGAACCACCTCAAGGGACTTATTTCTGTTTGCGAAG CTCAAAGGAAAACCGGGGAGACCTTCTTAAATGAAAAAAGCTCCAGATCCCATCAAATACTTAAATTG ACTGTTGAAAGTTCTGCTCGTGAATTCTTAGGAAAGGACAAGTCAACCACCCTTGTGGCTAGTGTG AACTTTGTTGATCTGGCAGGAAGTGAGCGTGCATCTCAGGCTATGTCAGCTGGCACAAGGCTGAAAGAAGGTTGCCACATCAATAAAAGTTTGCTTTCCCTTGGCACCGTCATTAGGAAGCTAAG CATGGGGAGTAATGCACACGTACCGTATAGAGATTCCAAGCTTACACGCATATTACAACCTTCTTTGGGAGGCAATGCAAGAACCGCGATTATTTGTACACTCAGCCCTGCAACAAGTCACATTGAGCAATCAAGGAATACACTGTTTTTCGGGAGTTGTGCAAAGGACGTAGTTACAAATGCTCAGGTTAATGTGGTCATGTCTGATAAAACACTAGTTAAGCATTTGCAAAAGGAAGTTGCTAGACTGGAGAGTGAGTTGCGGCAGCCAGTTTCGAACTCTAGTCTGGAAGCACAGGTGAAGGAAAAGGACAACCAAATCAGAAAG atggagaaagaaataaaagaaCTGAAGTCGCAACGTGATTTGGCTCAGTCCAGGTTGCAGGATTTGCTGCAGGTTGTTGGTGATCGTGACCCAAAGCACCAG GTCTCAGGAAAGCGTTCAATCAGAAGTCCCCCGTCTGTTGGAATGCCCCCAAGCGCTAGCAGAGATGACAGTTCTCAGATCTCTCATGATGATTCAGATCATTACAAGGAAGTGCGATGTATTGAGCCAAATGAAACGAGAGGAAATGAACGTTTGTCTTTGTCAGCTGGTGAAAGTACCAGCCCACGAGCTTCAAATAGGAATTCTAGCATGCGTGGTAATGATTCAACAGCTTCAGTGAATTCAAGGAGTCTTGGTGAAACTCCTATTACCTTGGAGCAACATTTGGAGAACATCAGAAGGCCTTTTATCACTAAAGATCTAGGATCTTCAACACGTAACCCATCAAGTTGTAGAGTAATTGGTAGAAGCAGGAGCTGTAGATCACTAACAGGGTCTACTTTACTTGATGAGATGGAGATGGAGGATTGCACACCAGTAAACAGAAGTTTGGTAATCTTCCCAGGAAGACCTGAAGAGTACCAGAGAAGAGGATCTGCATTAAACTACGATGCAGGGAGTGAGACTCTTTCAAGGGCAGGATCTGAAATTAGCACTTCAAAGGGAGCTAGCAAGACAGGTGATGCAGAATTTACTGGTATAGGTGAATTTGTTGCTGAACTTAAGGAGATGGCTCAGGTTCATTATCAGAAACAGGTAGGTGACAAG AGTGCAAATGGGAAGAGCATCGGATTAGACCCAATCATGGATGGTTTGCAATCACCTTCGCGATGGCCATTGGAATTCGAGAAGAAACAGCAGGAGATCATTGAGCTTTGGCATGCTTGCAGCATTTCCTTGGTCCACAGGACATACTTTTTCCTGCTGTTCAAAGGAGAATCTGCCGACTCGATTTACATGGAAGTGGAGCTTCGAAGGCTATCGTTCCTCAGAGACACCTACTCCAGGGGAAGCACCCCCAGCAATGTGACCGTAGGCAGCCTCAGCTCTTCCCCCGTCGCGAG CGCCAAGAAGCTGCAGCGCGAGAGGGAGATGCTGGCGAGGCAGATGCAGAAGCGGCTGTCCGTGGAGGAGAGGAACCACATGTACACCAAATGGAGCGTGTCGCTGGACTCCAAGAAGAGGAAGCTGCAGGTGGCTCGCCGGCTGTGGACAGAGAGCAGGGACCTGGAGCACGTGAGGGAGAGCGCGTCCTTGGTGGCCAAGCTGATCGGGCTCCAGGAGCCCGGGCAGGTCCTGAGGGAGATGTTCGGGCTCAGCTTCGCGCCGCAGCAGCCCCCCGCCCGGCGGTCCTCCAACGGCTGGAGATACGGGATCCCCTCGTTTGGCTGA
- the LOC125513902 gene encoding kinesin-like protein KIN-7C isoform X2 yields MGAIGGDESVQWDKMNGAEVVNGGGSGAGSLDRIQVLVRVRPLSDKEIARGEPAEWECINDTTIMFRSTFPDRPTAPTAYTFDRVFHSECSTKEVYQEGVKEVALSVVGGINSSVFAYGQTSSGKTFTMTGVTECTVADIYDYINKHEERAFVLKFSAIEIYNEVVRDLLSAENTPLRLWDDAEKGTYVENLTEVILRDWNHLKGLISVCEAQRKTGETFLNEKSSRSHQILKLTVESSAREFLGKDKSTTLVASVNFVDLAGSERASQAMSAGTRLKEGCHINKSLLSLGTVIRKLSMGSNAHVPYRDSKLTRILQPSLGGNARTAIICTLSPATSHIEQSRNTLFFGSCAKDVVTNAQVNVVMSDKTLVKHLQKEVARLESELRQPVSNSSLEAQVKEKDNQIRKMEKEIKELKSQRDLAQSRLQDLLQVVGDRDPKHQVSGKRSIRSPPSVGMPPSASRDDSSQISHDDSDHYKEVRCIEPNETRGNERLSLSAGESTSPRASNRNSSMRGNDSTASVNSRSLGETPITLEQHLENIRRPFITKDLGSSTRNPSSCRVIGRSRSCRSLTGSTLLDEMEMEDCTPVNRSLVIFPGRPEEYQRRGSALNYDAGSETLSRAGSEISTSKGASKTGDAEFTGIGEFVAELKEMAQVHYQKQSANGKSIGLDPIMDGLQSPSRWPLEFEKKQQEIIELWHACSISLVHRTYFFLLFKGESADSIYMEVELRRLSFLRDTYSRGSTPSNVTVGSLSSSPVASAKKLQREREMLARQMQKRLSVEERNHMYTKWSVSLDSKKRKLQVARRLWTESRDLEHVRESASLVAKLIGLQEPGQVLREMFGLSFAPQQPPARRSSNGWRYGIPSFG; encoded by the exons ATGGGGGCGATTGGAGGCGACGAGTCCGTGCAGTGGGATAAGATGAATGGAGCTGAGGTGGTGAACGGCGGTGGAAGCGGCGCAGGAAGCCTGGATAGGATACAGGTGTTAGTGAGGGTGAGGCCGCTGAGTGACAAGGAGATTGCAAGGGGTGAGCCTGCGGAGTGGGAGTGCATCAATGACACCACCATCATGTTCCGGAGTACCTTCCCTGATCGACCCACGGCTCCAACCGCATACACATTTG ACAGGGTATTTCATTCCGAGTGCAGTACGAAAGAAGTCTACCAGGAAGGGGTTAAGGAAGTTGCCCTCTCTGTAGTTGGTGGCATTAACT CAAGTGTTTTTGCGTACGGGCAAACAAGTAGTGGGAAGACATTCACTATGACTGGAGTGACAGAATGCACAGTAGCAGATATATACGATTATATTAACAAG CATGAGGAAAGAGCATTTGTGTTGAAATTCTCAGCAATTGAAATATACAATGAAGTTGTTAGGGATCTTCTGAGTGCAGAAAATACTCCTCTTAGACTTTGGGATGATGCAGAG AAAGGCACCTACGTGGAGAATCTTACGGAGGTTATATTAAGGGATTGGAACCACCTCAAGGGACTTATTTCTGTTTGCGAAG CTCAAAGGAAAACCGGGGAGACCTTCTTAAATGAAAAAAGCTCCAGATCCCATCAAATACTTAAATTG ACTGTTGAAAGTTCTGCTCGTGAATTCTTAGGAAAGGACAAGTCAACCACCCTTGTGGCTAGTGTG AACTTTGTTGATCTGGCAGGAAGTGAGCGTGCATCTCAGGCTATGTCAGCTGGCACAAGGCTGAAAGAAGGTTGCCACATCAATAAAAGTTTGCTTTCCCTTGGCACCGTCATTAGGAAGCTAAG CATGGGGAGTAATGCACACGTACCGTATAGAGATTCCAAGCTTACACGCATATTACAACCTTCTTTGGGAGGCAATGCAAGAACCGCGATTATTTGTACACTCAGCCCTGCAACAAGTCACATTGAGCAATCAAGGAATACACTGTTTTTCGGGAGTTGTGCAAAGGACGTAGTTACAAATGCTCAGGTTAATGTGGTCATGTCTGATAAAACACTAGTTAAGCATTTGCAAAAGGAAGTTGCTAGACTGGAGAGTGAGTTGCGGCAGCCAGTTTCGAACTCTAGTCTGGAAGCACAGGTGAAGGAAAAGGACAACCAAATCAGAAAG atggagaaagaaataaaagaaCTGAAGTCGCAACGTGATTTGGCTCAGTCCAGGTTGCAGGATTTGCTGCAGGTTGTTGGTGATCGTGACCCAAAGCACCAG GTCTCAGGAAAGCGTTCAATCAGAAGTCCCCCGTCTGTTGGAATGCCCCCAAGCGCTAGCAGAGATGACAGTTCTCAGATCTCTCATGATGATTCAGATCATTACAAGGAAGTGCGATGTATTGAGCCAAATGAAACGAGAGGAAATGAACGTTTGTCTTTGTCAGCTGGTGAAAGTACCAGCCCACGAGCTTCAAATAGGAATTCTAGCATGCGTGGTAATGATTCAACAGCTTCAGTGAATTCAAGGAGTCTTGGTGAAACTCCTATTACCTTGGAGCAACATTTGGAGAACATCAGAAGGCCTTTTATCACTAAAGATCTAGGATCTTCAACACGTAACCCATCAAGTTGTAGAGTAATTGGTAGAAGCAGGAGCTGTAGATCACTAACAGGGTCTACTTTACTTGATGAGATGGAGATGGAGGATTGCACACCAGTAAACAGAAGTTTGGTAATCTTCCCAGGAAGACCTGAAGAGTACCAGAGAAGAGGATCTGCATTAAACTACGATGCAGGGAGTGAGACTCTTTCAAGGGCAGGATCTGAAATTAGCACTTCAAAGGGAGCTAGCAAGACAGGTGATGCAGAATTTACTGGTATAGGTGAATTTGTTGCTGAACTTAAGGAGATGGCTCAGGTTCATTATCAGAAACAG AGTGCAAATGGGAAGAGCATCGGATTAGACCCAATCATGGATGGTTTGCAATCACCTTCGCGATGGCCATTGGAATTCGAGAAGAAACAGCAGGAGATCATTGAGCTTTGGCATGCTTGCAGCATTTCCTTGGTCCACAGGACATACTTTTTCCTGCTGTTCAAAGGAGAATCTGCCGACTCGATTTACATGGAAGTGGAGCTTCGAAGGCTATCGTTCCTCAGAGACACCTACTCCAGGGGAAGCACCCCCAGCAATGTGACCGTAGGCAGCCTCAGCTCTTCCCCCGTCGCGAG CGCCAAGAAGCTGCAGCGCGAGAGGGAGATGCTGGCGAGGCAGATGCAGAAGCGGCTGTCCGTGGAGGAGAGGAACCACATGTACACCAAATGGAGCGTGTCGCTGGACTCCAAGAAGAGGAAGCTGCAGGTGGCTCGCCGGCTGTGGACAGAGAGCAGGGACCTGGAGCACGTGAGGGAGAGCGCGTCCTTGGTGGCCAAGCTGATCGGGCTCCAGGAGCCCGGGCAGGTCCTGAGGGAGATGTTCGGGCTCAGCTTCGCGCCGCAGCAGCCCCCCGCCCGGCGGTCCTCCAACGGCTGGAGATACGGGATCCCCTCGTTTGGCTGA